A genomic region of Micromonospora sp. NBRC 110009 contains the following coding sequences:
- a CDS encoding ABC transporter ATP-binding protein codes for MAEQIQPAGSAAVVDSGRVPTVVVDDVHVIYRVHKGATGGTSPVSALKRIVSRTSAPNIREVHAVKGVSFTAYEGEAIGLIGSNGSGKSTLLRAIAGLLPPARGAVYTQGQPSLLGVNAALLNDLSGERNVVLGCLAMGMPPEEVKRLAPEIIEFSGINERGDFASLPMRTYSSGMGARLRFAISSAKKHDVLLIDEALATGDRKFRARSEQRVRELRDSAGTVFLVSHSIGSIRDTCERTLWLESGVLRMDGPTDEVCDAYENQK; via the coding sequence GTGGCTGAGCAGATCCAGCCGGCGGGCAGCGCCGCCGTCGTCGACTCGGGGCGCGTCCCCACCGTCGTGGTGGACGACGTGCACGTGATCTACCGGGTGCACAAGGGCGCCACCGGGGGCACCAGCCCGGTCTCCGCCCTCAAGCGCATCGTGTCCCGGACCAGCGCGCCGAACATCCGCGAGGTGCACGCGGTCAAGGGGGTGAGCTTCACCGCGTACGAGGGTGAGGCCATCGGCCTGATCGGCAGCAACGGCTCCGGCAAGTCGACCCTGCTGCGGGCCATCGCCGGCCTGCTGCCGCCGGCCCGGGGCGCCGTCTACACCCAGGGCCAGCCCTCGCTGCTCGGCGTGAACGCGGCCCTGCTCAACGACCTTTCCGGCGAGCGCAACGTGGTGCTCGGCTGCCTGGCCATGGGCATGCCGCCGGAGGAGGTCAAGCGGCTGGCGCCGGAGATCATCGAGTTCTCCGGGATCAACGAGCGGGGCGACTTCGCCTCGCTGCCGATGCGGACCTACTCCTCCGGCATGGGCGCCCGGCTGCGCTTCGCCATCTCCTCGGCGAAGAAGCACGACGTGCTGCTCATCGACGAGGCCCTCGCCACCGGTGACCGCAAGTTCCGCGCGCGCAGCGAGCAGCGGGTCCGGGAGCTGCGCGACAGCGCCGGCACGGTGTTCCTGGTCAGCCACTCCATCGGCTCGATCCGGGACACCTGCGAGCGGACCCTCTGGCTGGAGAGCGGCGTCCTGCGGATGGACGGCCCCACCGACGAGGTCTGCGACGCGTACGAGAACCAGAAGTAG
- a CDS encoding bifunctional cytidylyltransferase/SDR family oxidoreductase — protein MTQDRTIAPDAASASPAPWRPSRTVAVILAGGTGTRLGLGIPKQLLKIAGKPIIEHTLAVFEAAPEIDDIIVLMAAGHVPDAEQIVANAGFRKVTKVIEGGDTRNDTTRIALDAVGEGDVNVLFHDAVRPLVSARIVRECVNALWTYAAVDVAIPSADTIIQVDADDCITDIPVRSTLRRGQTPQAFRSGTIREAYRRAEGDPHFAATDDCGVVLRYLPGTPIKVIDGSDENIKVTHPVDVHLADKLFQLAAAQAPKVSDHRSYTEELTGRTIVVFGGSYGIGHDLTELARRYGAQVFPFSRSTTGTHVERAEDVAEALKTAFEATGRIDHVVVTAGILEKGALAEMDQDTMDRLLHVNFVGPVTIARQSLPYLQQTKGQLLLYTSSSYTRGRARYALYSATKAALVNLTQALADEWAEFGVRVNCVNPERTATPMRTKAFGEEPEHTLLSAEAVAQASLDVLISELTGQVIDVRRAPGEPVAAVPAQAGPQSSEQLPTGVDA, from the coding sequence ATGACGCAGGACCGCACCATCGCACCGGACGCCGCATCGGCGAGCCCGGCGCCCTGGCGCCCCTCGCGGACGGTGGCGGTGATCCTCGCCGGGGGGACCGGGACCCGCCTCGGGCTGGGCATCCCGAAGCAGCTGCTGAAGATCGCGGGCAAGCCGATCATCGAGCACACCCTGGCCGTCTTCGAGGCCGCGCCGGAGATCGACGACATCATCGTGCTGATGGCCGCCGGCCACGTGCCCGACGCCGAGCAGATCGTCGCCAACGCCGGCTTCCGCAAGGTCACCAAGGTGATCGAGGGCGGCGACACCCGCAACGACACCACCCGCATCGCGCTCGACGCGGTCGGCGAGGGTGACGTCAACGTCCTCTTCCACGACGCGGTCCGGCCGCTGGTCAGCGCCCGGATCGTCCGCGAGTGCGTGAACGCGCTCTGGACGTACGCGGCGGTGGACGTGGCCATCCCGTCGGCCGACACGATCATCCAGGTCGACGCGGACGACTGCATCACCGACATCCCGGTCCGCTCGACCCTGCGCCGGGGCCAGACCCCGCAGGCGTTCCGGTCCGGCACCATCCGCGAGGCGTACCGGCGGGCCGAGGGCGACCCGCACTTCGCCGCCACCGACGACTGCGGCGTGGTGCTGCGCTACCTGCCCGGCACGCCGATCAAGGTGATCGACGGCTCGGACGAGAACATCAAGGTCACCCACCCGGTCGACGTGCACCTGGCGGACAAGCTCTTCCAGCTCGCCGCCGCCCAGGCGCCCAAGGTCAGCGACCACCGCAGCTACACCGAGGAGCTGACCGGCCGGACCATCGTGGTCTTCGGCGGCAGCTACGGCATCGGCCACGACCTGACCGAGCTGGCCCGCCGCTACGGCGCCCAGGTCTTCCCGTTCAGCCGCTCCACCACCGGCACGCACGTGGAGCGGGCCGAGGACGTGGCCGAGGCGCTGAAGACCGCCTTCGAGGCGACCGGCCGGATCGACCACGTGGTGGTCACCGCCGGCATCCTGGAGAAGGGGGCGCTCGCGGAGATGGACCAGGACACCATGGACCGGCTCCTGCACGTCAACTTCGTCGGCCCGGTCACCATCGCCCGGCAGTCCCTGCCCTACCTCCAGCAGACCAAGGGCCAGCTGCTGCTCTACACGTCCAGCTCCTACACCCGGGGCCGGGCCCGGTACGCGCTCTACTCGGCCACCAAGGCCGCGCTGGTCAACCTGACCCAGGCGCTGGCCGACGAGTGGGCGGAGTTCGGCGTACGGGTCAACTGCGTCAACCCGGAGCGCACCGCCACCCCGATGCGCACCAAGGCGTTCGGCGAGGAGCCGGAGCACACCCTGCTCTCCGCCGAGGCGGTCGCGCAGGCCTCCCTGGACGTGCTGATCTCCGAACTGACCGGCCAGGTGATCGACGTGCGCCGGGCGCCCGGCGAGCCGGTCGCGGCGGTGCCCGCCCAGGCCGGCCCGCAGTCATCCGAGCAGCTGCCCACCGGCGTCGACGCCTGA